One segment of Acidovorax sp. DW039 DNA contains the following:
- a CDS encoding class I SAM-dependent DNA methyltransferase has translation MITGPLKSRIDSLWTDFWTGGITNPLTVIEQITFLMYSRLLDMKERADEKRASLTNQPFARRFGEDEQDCRWETWRHYGSEKMLPHVRDRVFPHFRRLAERSTGANSMFASFMKDAQLMIQKETLLTKAVAAVGDLPLERGDTKGDLYEYLLSKLTTAGINGQFRTPRHIIRLMVELMQPQPTDRICDPSCGTAGFLVEAYDYLLREHTSEAGKHVELVDGEEHITYSGDLLAQQGYRAHVDSNMFHAYDFDATMLRIASMNLVMHGVAEPDVHYQDTLSQSFEERHPKGSKGAFDLVLANPPFKGSLDEQDVAPDLLRVVKTKKTELLFIALILRMLKVGGRSATIVPDGVLFGSSKAHVQLRQHLIENNQLEAVISLPSGVFKPYAGVSTAIIIFAKGGKTENVFFYDVQSDGFTLDDKRLPEPDGTSDLPDVLARYRQWCEGTGNFGDRTAQAFEVPPEEIRAQGFDLSINRYKEQLIRPKNHVRPGDILESLRALEVQIMNDISEITELMK, from the coding sequence ATGATCACAGGGCCCCTCAAGAGCCGCATCGACAGCCTCTGGACCGACTTCTGGACCGGCGGCATCACCAACCCGCTGACGGTGATCGAGCAGATCACCTTCCTGATGTACAGCCGCCTGCTGGACATGAAGGAGCGTGCCGATGAGAAGCGAGCCTCGCTCACCAACCAACCCTTTGCCCGGCGCTTTGGTGAGGATGAGCAGGACTGCCGCTGGGAAACCTGGCGCCACTATGGCAGCGAGAAGATGCTGCCCCATGTGCGCGACCGCGTGTTCCCGCACTTCCGCCGCCTGGCTGAGCGCAGCACCGGCGCCAACAGCATGTTTGCCTCCTTCATGAAGGACGCGCAGCTGATGATCCAGAAGGAGACCCTGCTGACCAAGGCCGTGGCGGCCGTGGGCGACCTGCCCCTGGAGCGGGGTGACACCAAGGGCGACCTCTACGAGTACCTGCTCAGCAAGCTCACCACCGCCGGCATCAACGGCCAGTTCCGCACGCCGCGGCACATCATCCGCCTGATGGTGGAGCTGATGCAGCCCCAGCCCACTGATCGCATCTGCGACCCCTCCTGCGGCACCGCCGGCTTCTTGGTCGAGGCTTACGACTACCTGCTGCGTGAGCACACCAGCGAGGCAGGCAAGCATGTGGAGCTGGTTGACGGCGAGGAGCACATCACCTACAGCGGTGACTTGCTCGCCCAGCAGGGCTATCGTGCGCATGTGGACAGCAACATGTTCCACGCCTACGACTTCGACGCCACCATGCTGCGCATCGCCAGCATGAACCTGGTGATGCACGGCGTGGCCGAACCCGATGTGCACTACCAGGACACGCTGAGCCAGAGCTTCGAAGAGCGCCACCCCAAGGGCTCCAAGGGCGCCTTCGACCTCGTCCTGGCCAACCCACCGTTCAAAGGCAGCTTGGACGAGCAGGACGTGGCACCGGACCTGCTGCGCGTGGTCAAGACCAAGAAAACCGAGCTGCTCTTCATAGCGCTCATCCTGCGCATGCTCAAGGTCGGCGGCCGCAGCGCCACCATCGTGCCGGACGGCGTGCTGTTCGGCTCCAGCAAGGCCCATGTGCAGCTGCGCCAGCACCTCATCGAAAACAACCAGCTGGAGGCGGTGATCTCGCTGCCCTCCGGTGTGTTCAAGCCCTACGCAGGCGTCTCCACCGCGATCATCATCTTTGCCAAGGGTGGCAAAACGGAGAACGTGTTCTTCTACGACGTGCAGTCGGATGGCTTCACTCTGGATGACAAACGACTGCCTGAGCCCGATGGCACAAGTGACTTGCCGGATGTGCTGGCTAGGTACAGGCAGTGGTGCGAAGGAACAGGCAACTTCGGCGACCGCACCGCGCAGGCTTTTGAGGTGCCGCCCGAAGAGATACGTGCTCAGGGTTTCGACCTTTCCATCAATCGATACAAGGAGCAGTTGATCAGGCCCAAGAACCACGTCCGGCCGGGAGACATCCTTGAATCGTTGCGCGCGCTCGAAGTGCAGATCATGAACGACATCAGCGAAATCACGGAGCTGATGAAGTGA
- a CDS encoding sigma-54 dependent transcriptional regulator: MTSESWLVAWIGKTDHEAAEGLLGKDVGPIASSLIGTVRYSRVYLLTNYDFSRSKRYCDWLEKTAGYASTQVDLYQVDLESPIDYGAIYESVSANLKGAGLPRDDVELTFHLSPGTPAMAAIWIILAKTRFPAKLIQTSRERGLEPVNFFFDLASDFLPEYLQRTGERIIRLTQGAKEVAPEFERIIHSSAAVRQQIDLARRVAVLDVPVLVLGETGTGKELFAEAIHAASPRAEHVFVAVNCGAMSPELASSELFGHKRGAFTGAVAERKGHFQEASGGTLFLDEIGDLPADTQVRLLRVLQTGEVTPLGSSKPIKVNVRIIAATHRDLSADVATGRFREDLFHRLAVGILRLPPLRHRDHDVEILIDHFLEQINADARGRPEAQDKRLSKNARKVLLAYPWPGNVRELYHTLVRASIWSLGAEISDEDVNSALLRIERKSDGVLGRPLMQGFDLKGLLDEVARDYIARALKQSGDRKSVAAELLGFPTYQTLGNWMKRLGVDSAE, translated from the coding sequence ATGACCAGTGAATCATGGCTCGTCGCATGGATCGGTAAAACCGACCATGAAGCCGCGGAAGGCCTGCTTGGCAAAGACGTAGGACCCATAGCGAGTTCCCTCATAGGGACGGTGCGGTACAGCCGCGTCTATCTGCTCACCAATTACGATTTTTCCCGCAGTAAGCGCTATTGCGATTGGTTGGAAAAGACGGCTGGATATGCATCAACCCAAGTAGACCTTTATCAGGTAGACCTTGAGAGTCCAATCGACTACGGAGCGATCTACGAGTCGGTCTCGGCGAACCTGAAGGGCGCTGGGTTACCGCGTGACGATGTAGAGCTCACCTTCCATCTCAGCCCGGGCACGCCCGCAATGGCTGCGATCTGGATCATCCTCGCCAAGACACGTTTTCCCGCAAAGCTGATACAGACCTCTCGCGAGAGGGGGCTAGAGCCAGTCAATTTCTTTTTTGATCTGGCCAGCGACTTTCTGCCCGAATATCTTCAGCGCACTGGCGAACGAATCATCCGTTTGACTCAGGGGGCTAAGGAAGTCGCGCCGGAGTTTGAAAGGATCATTCACAGTAGCGCAGCAGTTCGGCAGCAGATTGATTTAGCCCGCCGAGTTGCCGTTCTCGATGTACCAGTCCTTGTCCTTGGAGAGACCGGGACAGGGAAAGAGCTTTTTGCCGAAGCCATCCACGCGGCAAGTCCCCGGGCAGAGCATGTGTTCGTGGCGGTTAACTGCGGAGCCATGTCCCCGGAATTGGCAAGCTCGGAGCTGTTTGGTCACAAGCGCGGTGCTTTCACCGGTGCCGTCGCCGAGCGCAAAGGCCACTTTCAAGAAGCCAGCGGGGGCACGCTCTTTCTAGATGAAATTGGTGATTTGCCTGCTGATACCCAAGTGCGGCTGCTTCGTGTCCTTCAGACTGGCGAGGTCACGCCCCTTGGTTCGTCAAAACCAATCAAGGTGAATGTTCGGATCATCGCGGCGACACACCGCGATCTGTCAGCCGATGTCGCGACAGGGCGTTTCCGGGAGGACCTGTTTCATCGCTTGGCCGTCGGTATTCTTCGTTTACCTCCACTGCGCCACCGCGATCATGATGTAGAGATCTTGATCGACCACTTCTTGGAGCAAATCAATGCTGATGCTCGTGGAAGACCTGAGGCGCAAGATAAAAGACTTTCTAAAAACGCAAGAAAAGTTCTTCTTGCATACCCTTGGCCTGGTAATGTGCGCGAGCTTTATCACACCCTCGTACGAGCATCTATCTGGTCACTAGGGGCGGAAATCAGCGACGAGGATGTGAATTCAGCGCTGCTTCGGATCGAGCGCAAGAGCGATGGTGTTCTAGGCCGTCCACTCATGCAAGGTTTTGATTTGAAAGGACTTTTGGATGAGGTAGCTCGAGATTACATCGCTAGAGCGCTCAAGCAATCAGGGGACAGGAAGTCTGTAGCGGCCGAGCTGCTTGGATTCCCGACATATCAAACTTTGGGAAACTGGATGAAGCGCCTCGGCGTTGATTCCGCGGAATAG
- a CDS encoding restriction endonuclease subunit S, translating into MRRHYRLDALCDIRSGGTPPRSSSANYGGDFPWAKIDDLNVESGVVSSTKEYITEIGLQSIRGRLFEPGTLLFAMYGSVGKMAWAGVRLATNQAILGISVLEPQKLAPSYLKHWLASKQADFDRDANGVTQKNLSAGYVRDLEIELPPIEEQKRIATILDKADSLRRKRQEAIRLADELLRATYLDVAQRNPTRAPLESLLADVQNAARTGPFGSQLLVSEFTESGIPVLGIDNVVSNAFTWAAPRFISADKYAELERYTVRPGDVMVTIMGTTGRVAIAPDDLPTCISTKHLCTLTLDRKKMLPTYLWACLRWDPEVRAQTRREAKGAIMEGWNMGIVKGLLVNVPPVDVQLKFEEIAGAVKRMSSAQALAAKGTDELMASLSAKYLEPKS; encoded by the coding sequence ATGCGACGGCACTACCGGCTTGATGCGCTGTGTGACATTCGCAGTGGAGGCACCCCACCTAGGTCTTCAAGCGCCAACTATGGCGGCGACTTCCCGTGGGCCAAGATTGACGATCTGAACGTCGAGAGCGGGGTCGTATCGTCCACAAAAGAGTACATCACCGAGATCGGCCTGCAGTCGATCCGTGGTCGTCTTTTTGAGCCAGGCACGCTGCTGTTTGCGATGTATGGCTCTGTCGGAAAGATGGCGTGGGCAGGAGTGCGCCTAGCAACAAACCAAGCCATTCTGGGCATATCGGTTTTGGAGCCTCAGAAGCTGGCACCAAGTTATCTCAAGCACTGGCTCGCCTCAAAGCAGGCAGACTTTGATCGAGACGCAAACGGCGTCACACAAAAGAATCTCTCGGCAGGCTACGTCAGGGACCTTGAGATTGAGCTTCCGCCCATCGAAGAGCAGAAACGCATCGCCACCATCCTAGACAAGGCCGACAGCCTGCGCCGCAAGCGCCAGGAGGCGATTCGCCTGGCGGATGAGCTTCTGAGGGCGACGTACCTGGATGTGGCGCAGCGCAATCCGACCAGAGCGCCGTTGGAGTCCTTGCTTGCTGACGTGCAAAACGCTGCTCGTACCGGCCCGTTTGGCAGCCAGTTGCTGGTATCCGAGTTCACGGAATCCGGTATCCCCGTTCTTGGCATAGACAACGTCGTCTCGAATGCGTTCACATGGGCCGCACCTCGGTTCATCTCCGCCGACAAGTACGCGGAGCTTGAGCGCTACACGGTCAGGCCAGGCGATGTGATGGTCACCATCATGGGAACCACCGGTCGAGTCGCCATTGCACCCGATGATCTGCCGACCTGCATCAGTACCAAGCACCTCTGCACGCTCACGCTTGACCGAAAGAAGATGCTCCCGACGTATCTCTGGGCCTGCCTGCGCTGGGACCCTGAAGTCCGCGCCCAGACTCGCCGTGAGGCCAAGGGCGCCATCATGGAAGGTTGGAACATGGGCATCGTCAAGGGTCTGCTGGTCAATGTGCCGCCTGTGGACGTGCAACTGAAGTTCGAAGAGATTGCGGGCGCCGTCAAGCGCATGAGTTCAGCGCAAGCCCTTGCAGCAAAGGGAACTGACGAACTGATGGCCTCACTGTCCGCGAAGTACCTTGAGCCGAAGTCCTAA
- a CDS encoding competence protein CoiA family protein, with amino-acid sequence MLSLFALHESNRFVHVSEVERGLACDCRCAVCGEPVIARQGELREHHFAHSSNAEPCASSYESDLHRFAKRVIVEARGLVVPVTPAASQALGYGGRLDPSILLACTDIEEEVAVGELRPDLLAATVAGVTVAIEVAYSSFCSVDKCLAYEQLKLPALEIDLRAFTHTAFDVAKVKHAILEDVGGKAWLWPMNIEAEQPVDASAENAPTQRFLPEEIVTIHGRWISVKELPSGDIAIKAVRYDPDVVSVVRTVARAHFGRYREAYHSWVIPRFRAQAARLQLRSIASADLC; translated from the coding sequence ATGTTGTCACTATTCGCATTGCACGAATCCAATCGTTTCGTTCATGTGAGCGAGGTCGAGCGTGGCTTGGCCTGTGATTGCCGATGTGCTGTTTGCGGTGAGCCGGTTATTGCCCGGCAGGGCGAACTCAGGGAGCACCACTTTGCGCACAGCTCGAACGCCGAACCCTGCGCTTCTAGCTACGAATCAGATCTGCACCGCTTTGCCAAGAGAGTAATCGTCGAAGCCCGAGGGTTGGTCGTCCCAGTGACTCCCGCTGCATCTCAAGCGCTGGGATACGGCGGACGGTTAGATCCATCTATCCTGTTGGCATGCACTGACATCGAGGAGGAAGTTGCTGTTGGAGAGCTCCGCCCCGACTTGTTGGCGGCGACGGTTGCAGGGGTGACGGTGGCCATTGAAGTCGCCTACTCGTCCTTTTGCAGTGTAGACAAGTGCCTAGCCTATGAGCAACTAAAACTACCTGCTTTGGAGATTGATCTCCGTGCGTTCACCCACACCGCCTTTGATGTCGCCAAAGTCAAACATGCCATCTTGGAGGATGTCGGGGGAAAAGCGTGGCTCTGGCCCATGAACATTGAGGCCGAGCAGCCGGTAGATGCGTCTGCTGAGAACGCCCCTACGCAACGCTTCCTTCCGGAGGAAATCGTGACGATCCATGGACGTTGGATATCGGTAAAAGAGCTGCCCAGTGGAGATATCGCCATCAAAGCAGTGCGATATGACCCAGATGTCGTCTCTGTTGTGCGAACCGTCGCACGCGCGCATTTTGGTCGTTATCGCGAGGCTTACCATAGCTGGGTCATTCCACGCTTCAGGGCGCAGGCAGCGCGGTTGCAATTGCGTTCTATTGCCTCAGCCGACCTGTGCTGA
- a CDS encoding AAA family ATPase encodes MSSLIKSLSLKNFKGFSEEVRIELRPITLLFGANSAGKSSLLQALQLVREILERGDPNVDRTRQGGDTIDLGGFRNFVHKRDLTREVTICVEMELGDEAIPEFFEDAIEDRSDVDAEVWRFHETLDLIRNQVQRVAVQLKLSWSEFQQRAVVSGYQVDFNGTWCVEVKTDSGGGRPQLRLNAGHPIFLADEVEGDALFSELAAWFRPGLPGNFFRAELGMSTDDFEESEVEEPIPNSVLLAALEVVRGSYADSPNPGYATWLRDFQSALPSLDKPILIPAGRPETASNVFVLQEFSAFMSWLLIGPARLLRDQLRKSRYLGPLRRIPPRDFDVALSKTEAAWSDGMAAWQALMADQGGLANACGTWMSDAQKLATGYTVERKVVREFDVSGSKPKPLGRERQRLALVDADGQRHLPQDVGVGISQVLPVVVAAQDRFASLVSIEQPELHIHPAVQVGLGDLFIDGVLNKGLSFLIETHSEHLVMRLQRRLREQMAGEASPETEPLDPKDVSFVYLGRDHSGCVRASHIGLTEQGKFDAPWPNGFFAERAAEVLPSAMRAQLEARRKGEAQ; translated from the coding sequence ATGTCATCGCTGATCAAGTCGCTATCGCTCAAGAACTTCAAGGGATTCTCGGAGGAGGTCCGTATCGAGCTGCGCCCCATCACCTTGCTGTTTGGCGCGAACAGCGCTGGCAAGAGCAGCTTGCTACAAGCCCTGCAGTTAGTGCGAGAGATCCTGGAGCGAGGCGACCCCAATGTTGATCGGACGCGGCAGGGTGGAGACACCATCGACCTCGGTGGCTTCCGCAACTTCGTGCACAAACGCGATCTCACTCGCGAGGTCACGATCTGTGTGGAGATGGAACTTGGCGACGAGGCCATCCCTGAGTTCTTCGAGGACGCGATCGAAGATCGCTCAGATGTCGATGCCGAGGTTTGGCGCTTCCATGAAACGCTGGACTTGATCCGCAATCAAGTCCAGCGCGTGGCGGTCCAATTGAAACTCAGCTGGAGTGAGTTTCAGCAGCGGGCCGTCGTGAGCGGATACCAAGTCGACTTCAACGGCACGTGGTGTGTGGAGGTCAAAACTGATTCCGGCGGCGGCAGACCTCAACTCCGTCTGAACGCCGGCCACCCGATCTTCCTTGCCGACGAAGTCGAAGGCGACGCGTTGTTCAGTGAACTTGCGGCATGGTTCCGTCCCGGTCTACCAGGAAATTTTTTCCGCGCTGAGCTCGGCATGAGCACAGACGATTTCGAGGAAAGTGAGGTTGAGGAACCGATTCCCAATTCGGTGCTGCTGGCCGCGTTGGAGGTCGTTCGTGGCTCATATGCCGACAGCCCCAATCCTGGCTACGCGACCTGGCTACGAGATTTCCAATCCGCGCTCCCGTCCCTGGACAAGCCAATACTGATACCGGCAGGCCGACCGGAGACTGCTTCGAATGTGTTCGTCTTACAGGAGTTCTCGGCCTTCATGTCCTGGCTTCTCATCGGACCTGCACGGCTCTTGCGGGACCAGCTGCGCAAGTCGCGCTACCTTGGACCGTTGCGCCGCATTCCACCGCGCGACTTTGACGTAGCACTCAGCAAGACTGAGGCCGCTTGGTCGGACGGCATGGCGGCATGGCAGGCGCTAATGGCCGACCAGGGAGGCTTGGCAAACGCCTGTGGCACCTGGATGAGTGACGCGCAGAAGCTAGCCACCGGATACACCGTCGAGCGCAAGGTCGTAAGGGAGTTCGACGTTTCGGGTTCGAAGCCCAAGCCCTTGGGTAGGGAGCGGCAGCGCCTGGCGCTGGTAGATGCAGACGGACAGCGGCATCTCCCGCAGGACGTCGGCGTGGGCATCTCCCAGGTATTGCCGGTGGTGGTCGCCGCACAAGACCGATTCGCCAGCTTGGTGAGCATCGAGCAACCCGAGCTGCATATCCATCCGGCGGTACAGGTCGGCTTGGGCGACTTGTTCATCGACGGGGTACTGAACAAGGGCCTGTCGTTCCTGATTGAGACGCACAGCGAGCATCTGGTGATGCGCCTTCAGCGACGCCTGCGCGAGCAGATGGCCGGTGAAGCGTCGCCAGAGACGGAGCCCCTTGATCCCAAAGACGTGAGCTTCGTCTACCTGGGCCGCGACCATTCTGGTTGCGTCAGGGCATCTCACATTGGGCTCACTGAGCAAGGCAAGTTCGATGCGCCCTGGCCGAACGGCTTCTTTGCCGAGCGAGCAGCTGAAGTCCTGCCTTCGGCCATGCGCGCGCAGCTGGAGGCCCGTCGCAAGGGAGAGGCGCAGTGA
- a CDS encoding helix-turn-helix transcriptional regulator: protein MTGQKVSKTGKNVLNSGYHSEPPGCVNSQSFGSRLREERERLGLSQTQFADVGGVARTTQHIYETDIRAPDVAYLEKLRGIGVDVSYLVIGSRQAAAGGDTLTVSYPALLNIYRIVDEFCVDEDGAPMPLEVRARFFQLLCVSLKDKSGQDQSLDSLRSELRRLTGT from the coding sequence ATGACGGGTCAAAAAGTTTCGAAAACGGGCAAGAATGTTCTGAATTCAGGATATCATAGCGAACCGCCCGGCTGCGTCAACTCCCAATCGTTCGGGAGCCGGCTGAGAGAAGAGCGAGAGCGGCTGGGGCTAAGTCAGACGCAATTTGCCGACGTCGGTGGTGTTGCCCGTACCACTCAGCACATCTATGAAACCGACATCCGTGCCCCCGACGTGGCTTACCTGGAAAAGCTGCGCGGAATTGGTGTTGATGTGTCGTATTTGGTCATCGGCTCGCGGCAGGCCGCTGCCGGCGGCGACACATTGACGGTCAGCTACCCAGCGCTGCTGAACATCTATCGGATCGTGGATGAGTTCTGCGTAGACGAAGATGGCGCGCCTATGCCACTGGAAGTTCGAGCTCGCTTCTTTCAACTATTGTGTGTGTCGCTAAAGGACAAAAGCGGTCAAGACCAGAGCCTGGATTCCTTGCGTAGTGAGCTGCGCAGGCTGACGGGTACTTGA
- a CDS encoding DEAD/DEAH box helicase family protein, producing MPDAKTRQMWMQDLRSLNFEPLRAVYPELANMGGYAEHYAHTDPESALVKLRNFAERLVDRVYDKLKLQRVPQSNLVDLLHNASFREVAQPLVLDKLHLLRRLGNRGAHGEDVEAADAVRCVHEAWQLARWLHVSFLGGQVNDFVEFKQPPVEGIDSKAEIKRRAKALAEENNLKEQRLRQALEELAALRAADRASTPATQLAAPPTELELLQAGQASAAAANQLKFSEDNTRKWLIDRDLRMAGWDVPAATASSDSVGQEVEVPHQPTPTGKGYCDYVLWDDNGKPLAVVEAKKTQVDARAGQEQARLYADALENVHGQRPMIFYTNGHDIWVWDDAGGYPPRSVFGFFSKDTLQYRVGFQRREKLDLLTNVRPDASIAGRLYQIESITRVAERFSQRHRRALVVQATGTGKTRVAIALAKLLIDARWVKRVLFLCDRKELRKQAKNAFNDFVQEPIYVIGQANDVGKMDARIYIGIYQGLINDYEAFDVGFFDLIIADESHRSIYNLYGDLFKYFDAIQVGLTATPVEMVSRSTCRLFGCDYKLPTANYPLEQAIADRNLVPFRVVAHTTRFLRDGIKAAHLTDQQIAQLEDQGIDPNTLDFDAQEIDAAVFNKDTNRVILRNLMDNGLRDADGQLPGKTIVFARNIDHARLMAALFDEMYPQFAGKFCRVIHSKEPRAEDLIDQFKEPKGDLRIAISVDMLDTGIDVPEVVNLVFAKPVKSKVKFWQMIGRGTRLCKDLFGPSKDKSEFLIFDHWGNFAFHDLNADEVEPNIPKPLTQRRYEARIELAALALARSDLQAFDHLAQQLQQDAAALPDGTIAVRENWQALQQARDAKLVHQFAPVTRQLLTDTVAPLMSALDVRGQGDALRWDLLLSKAQAAAIAEPGKPNPQREEILEWLDRLPPHLNPVRAKANELKALRSDAFWQQPTFRQLDAMREALRGIMDLAEAPVRPPPTPTTVLDVREDEAEYRVEHRSTNVKSVDFIIYRKAVQAALEPLFATDPVLQKVRRGEPITPEELDQLNSLLHTRNPNVNLTTLREFYPDTAVPLAHILRAIVGLDHEAVDAQFTTFAQSHALTSQQLRFLAMLKDHIRQFGAIAVAQLFDAPFNTLHAEGLGGVFPNPTQLDELVALVRGFGEPLQPPATN from the coding sequence ATGCCCGACGCAAAAACCCGTCAGATGTGGATGCAGGATCTTCGATCGCTGAACTTCGAGCCGCTGCGCGCGGTGTACCCCGAGCTCGCCAACATGGGCGGGTACGCAGAGCACTACGCGCACACCGACCCAGAGAGCGCGCTGGTCAAGCTGCGCAACTTCGCCGAGCGCTTGGTCGATCGGGTCTACGACAAGCTAAAGCTGCAGCGCGTACCGCAGTCCAACCTCGTGGATCTGCTCCACAACGCGAGCTTCCGCGAGGTGGCTCAGCCTCTGGTTCTCGATAAGCTGCACCTTTTGCGGCGTCTCGGCAACCGCGGCGCACACGGGGAAGACGTGGAGGCGGCTGACGCTGTTCGCTGCGTGCACGAGGCTTGGCAACTTGCGCGCTGGCTGCATGTGAGCTTCTTGGGCGGGCAGGTCAATGACTTTGTCGAGTTCAAGCAGCCCCCCGTAGAGGGCATCGACAGTAAGGCTGAAATTAAGCGTAGGGCCAAAGCGCTGGCTGAGGAGAACAACCTCAAGGAGCAGCGCCTTCGGCAAGCGCTGGAGGAGCTTGCCGCCCTGCGTGCTGCGGACCGAGCCTCCACCCCAGCTACGCAACTGGCGGCACCACCGACCGAGCTGGAGCTGCTGCAGGCAGGCCAAGCATCCGCCGCCGCCGCTAACCAACTGAAGTTCAGCGAGGACAACACCCGCAAGTGGCTGATCGACCGCGATCTGCGGATGGCCGGGTGGGACGTGCCAGCTGCCACGGCGTCTAGCGATTCCGTTGGCCAAGAGGTTGAGGTTCCGCATCAGCCCACCCCAACCGGCAAGGGCTACTGCGACTACGTGCTGTGGGACGACAACGGCAAGCCGCTCGCCGTCGTGGAGGCCAAGAAGACCCAGGTCGATGCACGTGCAGGGCAGGAGCAGGCCAGGCTGTACGCAGACGCGCTGGAGAATGTGCACGGCCAGCGGCCTATGATCTTCTACACCAACGGCCACGACATCTGGGTGTGGGATGACGCCGGTGGCTATCCGCCACGCTCGGTCTTCGGCTTCTTCTCCAAGGACACCCTGCAGTACCGCGTCGGCTTCCAGCGCCGCGAAAAGTTGGACCTGCTGACCAACGTTCGCCCGGACGCCAGCATCGCCGGCCGTCTGTACCAGATCGAGAGCATCACCCGGGTTGCCGAGCGCTTCTCGCAGCGCCATCGCCGCGCCCTAGTGGTTCAGGCCACCGGCACGGGCAAGACGCGTGTGGCCATTGCCTTGGCCAAGCTGCTCATCGACGCCCGCTGGGTGAAGCGCGTGCTGTTCCTGTGTGACCGCAAGGAACTGCGCAAGCAGGCCAAGAACGCCTTCAACGACTTCGTTCAGGAGCCCATCTACGTGATCGGCCAGGCCAACGATGTCGGCAAGATGGATGCGCGGATCTACATCGGCATCTACCAAGGCCTGATCAACGACTACGAGGCCTTCGATGTCGGCTTCTTCGACCTGATCATCGCGGACGAATCACACCGCTCGATCTACAACCTCTACGGCGACCTGTTCAAGTACTTCGACGCTATCCAGGTTGGCCTGACTGCCACGCCCGTGGAGATGGTCAGCCGCAGCACCTGTCGGCTCTTTGGCTGCGACTATAAGCTGCCAACCGCCAACTACCCGCTGGAGCAGGCCATTGCCGACCGCAACCTGGTGCCGTTCCGCGTCGTCGCACACACCACGAGGTTTCTGCGCGATGGCATCAAGGCCGCGCACCTGACCGACCAGCAGATCGCCCAGCTGGAAGACCAGGGCATCGATCCGAACACCCTGGACTTCGACGCCCAGGAGATCGACGCGGCCGTGTTCAACAAGGACACCAACCGCGTCATCCTGCGCAACCTGATGGACAACGGCCTGCGCGACGCCGACGGCCAACTGCCCGGCAAGACCATCGTCTTTGCCCGCAACATCGACCATGCCCGCCTGATGGCGGCGCTGTTCGACGAGATGTACCCGCAGTTCGCCGGCAAGTTCTGCCGCGTCATCCACTCCAAGGAGCCGCGGGCCGAAGACCTGATCGACCAGTTCAAGGAGCCCAAGGGCGACTTGCGCATCGCCATCTCGGTGGACATGCTGGACACCGGCATCGATGTGCCCGAGGTGGTCAACCTCGTCTTCGCTAAGCCGGTCAAGAGCAAGGTCAAGTTCTGGCAGATGATCGGCCGAGGCACGCGCCTCTGCAAAGATCTGTTCGGGCCGAGCAAGGACAAGAGCGAGTTCCTGATCTTTGATCACTGGGGCAACTTCGCCTTCCACGACCTGAACGCGGACGAGGTCGAGCCCAACATCCCCAAGCCGCTAACCCAGCGCCGCTATGAGGCCCGCATCGAGTTGGCAGCCCTGGCGCTTGCGCGGTCAGACCTGCAGGCCTTCGACCACCTGGCCCAACAACTGCAGCAAGACGCCGCCGCGCTGCCCGATGGCACCATTGCCGTCCGCGAGAACTGGCAGGCCTTGCAGCAGGCCCGCGATGCCAAGCTCGTCCACCAGTTCGCCCCCGTCACCCGCCAACTGCTGACGGACACCGTGGCGCCCCTGATGAGCGCGCTGGACGTGCGCGGCCAGGGCGATGCCCTGCGCTGGGACCTGCTGCTGTCCAAAGCCCAGGCTGCCGCCATTGCCGAACCCGGAAAGCCTAACCCGCAACGCGAGGAGATCCTGGAATGGCTGGATCGGCTGCCGCCGCACCTGAACCCGGTGCGCGCCAAGGCCAACGAACTCAAGGCCCTGCGCTCCGACGCCTTCTGGCAGCAGCCCACCTTCCGCCAGCTCGATGCCATGCGCGAGGCACTGCGCGGCATCATGGACCTGGCCGAGGCGCCAGTACGGCCGCCTCCCACGCCCACCACGGTGTTGGACGTGCGTGAAGACGAAGCCGAGTACCGGGTTGAACACCGCTCCACCAATGTCAAGTCGGTCGACTTCATCATCTACCGAAAGGCGGTGCAGGCCGCGCTGGAGCCGCTGTTCGCCACCGACCCCGTGCTGCAGAAGGTGCGCCGAGGTGAGCCCATCACGCCGGAAGAGCTGGATCAGCTCAACAGCCTTCTGCACACCCGAAACCCGAACGTGAACCTGACCACGCTGCGCGAGTTTTATCCCGATACCGCGGTGCCGCTGGCCCACATCCTGCGGGCCATCGTGGGTCTGGACCATGAGGCGGTGGACGCCCAGTTCACCACCTTCGCCCAGAGCCATGCGCTGACCAGCCAGCAGCTGCGCTTCCTGGCCATGCTGAAGGACCACATCCGCCAGTTCGGCGCCATCGCTGTGGCGCAACTGTTCGACGCCCCGTTCAACACCCTCCATGCCGAGGGCCTGGGCGGCGTCTTCCCCAATCCAACCCAACTCGATGAGCTGGTGGCGCTGGTGCGCGGCTTTGGTGAGCCGCTTCAACCGCCCGCCACCAACTGA